The following is a genomic window from Alkalilimnicola sp. S0819.
CGGCGGCGGCGATTTCCTCGGGCTGGCCCAGGCGGCCCAGCGCGATCCGCTCCAGCACACCGGCACGCTGTTCTTCGTTCAGCGCATCGGTCATGTCGGTCTGGATAAAGCCCGGCGCCACGGCGTTCACGGTGATCCCGCGACTGCCCAGCTCCAGGGCCAGGGACTTGGTAAGACCGAACACGCCGGCCTTGGCGGCGGCGTAATTGGCCTGACCGGCGTTGCCCGAGGCGCCGACCACGGAGGCGATGTTGATGACCCGCCCATGGCGCGCTTTCATCATGCCCCGCAGACAGGCCTTGCTCAGGCGGAACACGGCGGTGAGATTGGTCTCGATCACCGCATCCCATTCCGCGTCCTTCATGCGCATGGCCAGATTGTCCCGGGTAATGCCGGCGTTGTTCACCAGGATGGTGGGCGCGCCGAAACGCTCGCCCACGGTCTTGACGAAATCATCGGCGGCGGCCCGGTCGGTGACATTCAGCATCATCCCGGCACCGGTGATACCCGCTGTGTCCAGGGCCTGCTGAATGGCCTCGGCACCCTTGTCGGAGGTGGCCGTACCGATGACCGTGGCCCCCTGGGCGCCCAGGGCCTGGGCGATGGCCCGCCCCAGGCCGCGGCTCGCGCCGGTGACCAGGGCAATTTGGTCCTTAAGCGGCTTGTCCATGTTGCTCTTCCTTCAGCTCAACGCCTTGTCCAGGCTTGCCGGGTCAAAGACCGGCAGGGGTTTGATCTCGCGCAAGATGCGCCGGTTAAGCCCCGCCAGCACCTTGCCGGGGCCGCATTCCACCACCGTCTCCACACCCTGGTCGGCGAGATACCGTACGGTCTCCACCCAGCGCACAGGGCTGTGCAGCTGGCGCACCAGGCGCTCGCGGATGGCGTCCGGGGAACCCGCCGGGCTCACATCGGTGTTATGAATCACGGGAATACGCGGGCTGCGGATCTCAAGCGCCGCGAGCCGTTCCGCCAGGCGTTGTGCCGCGGGCTCCATCAGCGCGCAATGGGAGGGCACGCTCACCGGCAGCGCCATGGCGCGTTTTGCGCCCAGACCGTTGGCAGCCTCGATGGCCCGTTCCACAGCGGCGGCGGCACCGGCGATGACCACCTGGCCGGGGGCGTTGAGATTGACGGCTTCCACCACCTCTCCCTGGGCGGCCTGCTCGCAGGCAGCACGGACCTGTTCGTCGTCCAGCCCGAGAATGGCGGCCATGGCACCCTGCCCCTGGGGCACGGCTTCCTGCATGAATCGGCCCCGGTCGGCCACCAGGCGCACGGCGTCGGCGAAGCCCAGGGCATCGGCGCAAACCAGGGCGCTGTATTCACCCAGGCTGTGCCCGGCCAGGAAAGCCGGCTCGGCGCCGCCGCGGGCCTGCCACAGACGCCAGACCGAAACACCCGCCGCCAGCATGGCCGGCTGGGTGCGATCAGTGCTGTTCAAGTCCGCTTCCGGGCCGTTCTGCACCAGCTCCCACAGATCGTAGCCCAGCGCCTCGGAGGCTTCCGCGAAGGTCTGTTGCACCTGCGGGTACTGCGCGGCCAGATCCGCGAGCATGCCCAGGGACTGGGAGCCCTGACCGGGGAAAACCACTGCGAGTTTCGTGTCTTGGGTCATTGTCCTTGATCTTTTATCAGTAGCGGATCAGTGCCGAGCCCCAGGTGAATCCACCGCCGAAGGCTTCCAGCAACAGCAGCTCGCCGCGCTGAATGCGTCCGTCGCGCACAGCCGCATCCAGTGCCAGGGGAATGGATGCCGCGGACGTATTGCCATGCTCGCCCACGGTGACCACGACCCGCTCCATGGGCATATCGAGTTTCTTCGCCGTCGCGGCGATGATACGGACGTTGGCCTGATGGGGAACCAACCAGTTCACATCGCTTTTCTTCAGGCCATTGGCGTCCAGTGTTTCATCGACGATACGCCCGAGGGTGCGCACCGCCACCTTGAACACCTCGTTGCCCCGCATCTCGATGGTGCCGGCACGTTCGTTCAATTCCTCGAAACCCTGAGAGATACCCCAGGGCACGCCCAGCAGGTCTTCGTACTGGCCGTCGGCATGCAGATGGGTGGAGAGGATGCCCGGTTGCTCACCGGATTCCAGGACCACGGCACCCGCGCCATCGCCGAAGAGCACGCAGGTGCTCCGGTCGCTCCAGTCCAGCAGTCGGGTGATGGTCTCCGCGCCGATGACCAGCGCACGCTTGCCACCGCCGGTTTCCAGATAGCGCCGCGCCACATCCAGGGCGTAGACGAAGCCGGAGCAGGCGGCCGAGACATCGAAGGCGGGGCTGCCGCCGGGTACGCCCAGGCGGTGCTGTACCAGGCAGGCGGTGCTGGGAAAAACCCGGTCCGGGGTGCAGGTACCGAGCACGATCAGGTCGATATCGGCGGCCGTGACACCGGCGGCGTCCAGCGCGCGCTGAGCGGCGATGGTGGCCAGGTCCGAGCAGCTCTGCCCCTCGGCGGCCACGTGGCGCTGGCGTATGCCGGTGCGCTCCTGGATCCACTGATCGCTGGTCTCGACGATCTGCTCCAGGTCCTGGTTGGTGAGAATCTTCTCCGGCAGGTAGCTGCCGGTGCCGATGATGCGAGCGTAGGTCACGAGGGCCGCCTTTCCGAGAGCAGCGCATCCAGGCGTTGGTCGATACGGGAAGGAACGGCCTTGTCCACTTCCACAATGGCGGCGTCGATGGCTCGGCCGAAGGCGAAGGCATCGGCCCCGCCGTGGCTCTTGAGCACGATGCCCCGCAGCCCCAGAAGGCTGGCGCCATTGTACTGGCGATGATCGATGCGCTTGGCCAGGGCCTTGAGCACCGGCGCCGCGGCCAGCGCCGCGGCCTTGGTGAGCAGATTGCGGGTGAAGGCATCCTTGAGATACTGCTTGATCAGCGAAGCAACGCCTTCCATGGTCTTCAGCGAGACGTTCCCGACGAAGCCGTCACAGACCACCACGTCCGCCGCGCCCTTGAAGATCTGGTCGGCCTCCACGTAGCCCAGGTAGTTCAGATCGCTGCCCGAGAGCATCTGCGCGGCCTGCTTGACCTGATCATTGCCTTTGATCTCTTCCTCACCGATGTTCAGCAGCCCGATGCGCGGCCGATCGATGCCATCCACCGCTTCGGCCAGTACCGAACCCATCACCCCGAACTGGAAGAGATGCTCCGCGGAGCAGTCCAC
Proteins encoded in this region:
- the fabG gene encoding 3-oxoacyl-ACP reductase FabG, producing the protein MDKPLKDQIALVTGASRGLGRAIAQALGAQGATVIGTATSDKGAEAIQQALDTAGITGAGMMLNVTDRAAADDFVKTVGERFGAPTILVNNAGITRDNLAMRMKDAEWDAVIETNLTAVFRLSKACLRGMMKARHGRVINIASVVGASGNAGQANYAAAKAGVFGLTKSLALELGSRGITVNAVAPGFIQTDMTDALNEEQRAGVLERIALGRLGQPEEIAAAVSFLASPGAAYITGETIHVNGGMYMN
- the fabD gene encoding ACP S-malonyltransferase, whose product is MTQDTKLAVVFPGQGSQSLGMLADLAAQYPQVQQTFAEASEALGYDLWELVQNGPEADLNSTDRTQPAMLAAGVSVWRLWQARGGAEPAFLAGHSLGEYSALVCADALGFADAVRLVADRGRFMQEAVPQGQGAMAAILGLDDEQVRAACEQAAQGEVVEAVNLNAPGQVVIAGAAAAVERAIEAANGLGAKRAMALPVSVPSHCALMEPAAQRLAERLAALEIRSPRIPVIHNTDVSPAGSPDAIRERLVRQLHSPVRWVETVRYLADQGVETVVECGPGKVLAGLNRRILREIKPLPVFDPASLDKALS
- a CDS encoding beta-ketoacyl-ACP synthase III; this encodes MTYARIIGTGSYLPEKILTNQDLEQIVETSDQWIQERTGIRQRHVAAEGQSCSDLATIAAQRALDAAGVTAADIDLIVLGTCTPDRVFPSTACLVQHRLGVPGGSPAFDVSAACSGFVYALDVARRYLETGGGKRALVIGAETITRLLDWSDRSTCVLFGDGAGAVVLESGEQPGILSTHLHADGQYEDLLGVPWGISQGFEELNERAGTIEMRGNEVFKVAVRTLGRIVDETLDANGLKKSDVNWLVPHQANVRIIAATAKKLDMPMERVVVTVGEHGNTSAASIPLALDAAVRDGRIQRGELLLLEAFGGGFTWGSALIRY
- the plsX gene encoding phosphate acyltransferase PlsX is translated as MSRSVTIALDAMGGDHGPAVVVPAALDVLRRHPRARLILVGQEEALREELARHPAADEQRLSIHHASQTVEMGDPPSQALRMKKDSSMRVSLNLVKEGQADAVVSAGNTGALMATARFVLKTLPGIDRPAIITAIPCQGGYTRVLDLGANVDCSAEHLFQFGVMGSVLAEAVDGIDRPRIGLLNIGEEEIKGNDQVKQAAQMLSGSDLNYLGYVEADQIFKGAADVVVCDGFVGNVSLKTMEGVASLIKQYLKDAFTRNLLTKAAALAAAPVLKALAKRIDHRQYNGASLLGLRGIVLKSHGGADAFAFGRAIDAAIVEVDKAVPSRIDQRLDALLSERRPS